The Micromonospora sediminicola genome contains a region encoding:
- a CDS encoding 4-hydroxy-3-methylbut-2-enyl diphosphate reductase — translation MTDAETTPRTGKRVLLANPRGYCAGVDRAVQTVEEALKLYGAPIYVRKQIVHNKHVVRTLEAKGAIFVEENEEVPEGATVIFSAHGVAPEVYEQAKERSLRAIDATCPLVTKVHHEARRFAQQDYDILLIGHEGHEEVIGTAGEAPAHIQLVDGPDGVDKVTVRDPEKVVWLSQTTLSVDETLETVARLKQRLPLLQSPPSDDICYATSNRQHVVKEIAPECDVVIVVGSRNSSNSVRLVEVALDAGARAGHLVDFADEIDDAWLEGARTVGVTSGASVPDELVQQVLARLAERGFADVEEVTTADERLTFSLPQELKRDMKAAAARG, via the coding sequence GTGACTGACGCTGAGACGACTCCCCGGACCGGCAAGCGCGTGCTCCTGGCCAACCCCCGCGGCTACTGCGCGGGTGTGGACCGGGCGGTGCAGACCGTCGAGGAGGCGCTGAAGCTCTACGGCGCGCCGATCTACGTCCGCAAGCAGATCGTGCACAACAAGCACGTGGTGCGGACGTTGGAGGCCAAGGGCGCGATCTTCGTGGAGGAGAACGAGGAGGTGCCGGAGGGCGCCACCGTCATCTTCTCCGCCCACGGCGTGGCCCCCGAGGTGTACGAGCAGGCCAAGGAGCGCTCGCTCCGGGCGATCGACGCCACCTGCCCGCTGGTCACCAAGGTGCACCACGAGGCCCGACGGTTCGCCCAGCAGGACTACGACATCCTGCTGATCGGCCACGAGGGGCACGAGGAGGTCATCGGCACCGCCGGTGAGGCCCCCGCCCACATCCAGCTGGTCGACGGCCCGGACGGGGTCGACAAGGTCACCGTGCGCGACCCGGAGAAGGTGGTCTGGCTCTCCCAGACCACGCTGTCGGTCGACGAGACGCTGGAGACCGTGGCCCGGCTCAAGCAACGGCTGCCGCTGCTCCAGTCGCCCCCCAGCGACGACATCTGCTACGCGACCTCCAACCGTCAGCACGTGGTGAAGGAGATCGCCCCGGAGTGCGACGTGGTGATCGTGGTCGGCTCGCGCAACTCGTCGAACTCGGTCCGGCTGGTCGAGGTGGCGCTGGACGCCGGCGCCCGCGCCGGTCACCTGGTCGACTTCGCCGACGAGATCGACGACGCCTGGCTGGAGGGGGCCCGCACCGTGGGTGTGACCTCCGGCGCGAGCGTGCCCGACGAGTTGGTCCAGCAGGTGCTCGCGCGCCTGGCCGAGCGCGGCTTCGCCGACGTCGAGGAGGTCACCACCGCCGACGAGCGGCTGACCTTCTCGCTGCCGCAGGAGCTCAAGCGCGACATGAAGGCCGCCGCGGCACGCGGCTGA
- a CDS encoding DNA recombination protein RmuC yields the protein MSFSTLAVVVLCLAAGGAVGWLAARGRAAADVARLEATLAAAQAGEGRLEQSMRALSYEATAQSQEAVARAVAPLHDTLRRYEQRVAELERDRVDAYAELREQVRSMSAVSGELRTETKQLVAALRAPQVRGRWGEHQLRRIVEAAGLLEHCDFSEQVTAATDQQGVRPDLVVRLHGGRTVVVDAKAPFDAYLTAMEARDERGRDTHLDAHARHLRAHVDGLAAKSYWSAFDQTPEFVVLFVPADPFLDVALQRDPTLLEHAFARNVVLATPATLVALLRTVAYSWRQEALARNAATVHSLARELYGRLSTLGDHVGKLGSSLSGAVTAYNRAVGSLEARVLVSARKLAELGVSDDELPTPAQVELAPRQPQAPELLGRPSTSAERSADIDV from the coding sequence ATGAGCTTCTCGACGCTGGCCGTGGTGGTGCTCTGCCTCGCCGCGGGCGGCGCGGTGGGCTGGCTGGCGGCCCGCGGGCGGGCCGCGGCCGACGTCGCCCGCCTGGAGGCGACGCTGGCCGCCGCCCAGGCCGGCGAAGGGCGGCTGGAGCAGTCCATGCGGGCGCTCAGCTACGAGGCGACCGCGCAGTCACAGGAGGCGGTGGCGCGCGCGGTGGCGCCGCTGCACGACACGCTCCGCCGCTACGAGCAACGCGTCGCCGAGCTGGAGCGCGACCGGGTCGACGCCTACGCCGAGCTGCGTGAGCAGGTGCGCTCGATGAGCGCGGTCTCCGGCGAGCTGCGCACCGAGACCAAGCAGCTGGTCGCCGCGCTGCGCGCGCCGCAGGTGCGTGGCCGGTGGGGCGAGCACCAGCTCCGGCGGATCGTCGAGGCGGCCGGCCTGCTGGAGCACTGCGACTTCAGCGAGCAGGTCACCGCCGCCACCGACCAGCAGGGGGTCCGCCCCGACCTGGTGGTGCGCCTGCACGGCGGGCGCACCGTGGTGGTCGACGCGAAGGCGCCGTTCGACGCCTACCTGACCGCGATGGAGGCGCGCGACGAGCGCGGGCGCGACACCCACCTCGACGCGCACGCCCGGCACCTGCGGGCGCACGTCGACGGTCTCGCCGCCAAGTCCTACTGGTCGGCCTTCGACCAGACCCCCGAGTTCGTGGTGCTGTTCGTGCCGGCCGACCCGTTCCTCGACGTGGCGTTGCAACGCGACCCGACGCTGCTGGAGCACGCGTTCGCCCGCAACGTGGTGCTGGCCACGCCGGCCACGCTGGTGGCGCTGCTGCGCACGGTGGCCTACTCCTGGCGGCAGGAGGCGCTGGCGCGCAACGCGGCGACCGTCCACTCGCTGGCCCGCGAGCTCTACGGGCGGCTGTCCACCCTGGGCGACCACGTCGGCAAGCTGGGCAGTTCGCTGAGCGGCGCGGTGACGGCCTACAACCGCGCGGTCGGCTCCCTGGAGGCCCGGGTGCTGGTCAGCGCCCGCAAGCTCGCCGAGCTGGGCGTCTCCGACGACGAGCTGCCCACGCCGGCGCAGGTCGAGCTGGCCCCCCGTCAGCCGCAGGCGCCCGAGTTGCTGGGCCGGCCGTCCACATCGGCCGAACGGTCAGCAGACATCGACGTTTAA
- a CDS encoding S8 family serine peptidase gives MSQPRNRSRRPSAALFASVLAAGAMTVGGGAATASAAPAPQPSQPTAAKALGAHDAKLLDAAEAKNAPTVTMIIAARKGSAKKVVDGLKGLGATVSQRYDQVGYVLAKVPTAKALKAATLPGVAAVDLDETIKLPDPAPEAAPNGAKAAEQGETLAGPGGDTGAVNPYMPTNETGAEAFKAAHPTWDGRGVTIGIMDSGVDLDQPALQKTTTGERKIVDWVTATDPLEDATWRAMITEVSGPTFTTGTGASALTWTAPAGTYRFNTFRESITAGSDPAGDVNRDGDTTDSWGILYNPANGDIRVDVNQNRDFTDDEVMRPYKEKFQVGHFGTDNPATAVREQIPFVVEFRRNVDTTPVGGPGLVDYVNIGIIESTHGTHVAGITAANDMLGNSAFDGAAPGAKLVSARACSWGGGCTAAALTTGMVDLVVNRKVDVVNMSIGGLPALNDGSNARAVLYNDLINTYGVQLFISAGNSGPGLNTVGDPSVATDVVSVAANISKDTWLANYGSVVRKENALFNFSSRGPREDGGFKPNISAPGSAISTAPTWQAGNPVPEAGYPLPPGYQMLNGTSMASPQATGAAALLLSAAKATGAGVTPAALRRAVYTSAKPIADVPTYAQGYGMFNVPGAWNLLAAGVQTRTYTSEAAVCTELSPNLTRYDRDSGTFVPNPNVGTGIYNRCAADRGGQTVKKSRTYDVKLTRTSGPNKSVKHLLGLRGNDGTFSVRSEVWLPLNKTVTVQVKAKPMTTGAHGAILTVDDPATSVVDFEVATVVVASNAVSAPAYSFSAEGSVERNSFTSYFVTVPQGAGALQVNLSGIATGSQTRFIAINPYGVPVESTASTACYTNFSDAAACKPQERDYQNPIPGVWEIEVESRRTSPALDNPFQLQARVQGVKVEPAVVQLPAVTAGTPTPVSWSLTNTFGPVRVTGVGGPLSSVRAERPTITEGATQEYTVDIPAGTTSFSARIGNTSDLGADLDLYIFRGATEVGRSADGDSEEAVTLNNPVAATYRVVIEGYAVAAGGTAYDYRDSFASPALGSLSAPSTPLFLPNGGTATLTGSVTALSTPAAGRELFGDMAVTTVEGAVVGRGSVEINAVN, from the coding sequence GTGAGTCAACCCCGCAATCGGAGCCGGCGCCCCTCCGCCGCGCTCTTCGCCTCGGTCCTCGCGGCCGGCGCCATGACCGTCGGGGGTGGCGCCGCGACCGCGAGCGCGGCCCCCGCCCCCCAGCCCTCGCAGCCGACCGCGGCGAAGGCCCTGGGCGCCCACGACGCCAAGCTGCTCGACGCGGCCGAGGCGAAGAACGCGCCGACCGTCACGATGATCATCGCGGCCCGGAAGGGCTCGGCCAAGAAGGTCGTCGACGGGCTCAAGGGTCTCGGCGCCACCGTCAGCCAGCGGTACGACCAGGTCGGCTACGTGCTGGCCAAGGTGCCGACCGCGAAGGCGCTCAAGGCCGCCACGCTGCCCGGCGTCGCCGCCGTCGACCTCGACGAGACCATCAAGCTCCCCGACCCGGCACCGGAGGCCGCCCCGAACGGCGCCAAGGCCGCCGAGCAGGGTGAGACGCTGGCCGGCCCCGGCGGGGACACCGGCGCGGTCAACCCGTACATGCCGACCAACGAGACCGGCGCGGAGGCCTTCAAGGCCGCGCACCCGACGTGGGACGGCCGCGGCGTCACCATCGGCATCATGGACTCCGGTGTGGACCTCGACCAGCCGGCGCTGCAGAAGACCACCACCGGCGAGCGCAAGATCGTCGACTGGGTCACCGCGACCGATCCGCTCGAGGACGCCACCTGGCGCGCGATGATCACCGAGGTGAGCGGCCCCACCTTCACCACGGGCACCGGCGCCTCGGCCCTGACCTGGACCGCGCCGGCCGGCACCTACCGGTTCAACACCTTCCGCGAGTCCATCACCGCGGGCAGCGACCCGGCCGGTGACGTCAACCGCGACGGCGACACCACCGACTCCTGGGGCATCCTCTACAACCCGGCCAACGGCGACATCCGGGTGGACGTCAACCAGAACCGCGACTTCACCGACGACGAGGTGATGCGGCCGTACAAGGAGAAGTTCCAGGTCGGCCACTTCGGCACGGACAACCCGGCCACCGCCGTCCGGGAGCAGATCCCGTTCGTGGTCGAGTTCCGGCGCAACGTCGACACCACCCCGGTCGGCGGCCCCGGCCTGGTCGACTACGTCAACATCGGCATCATCGAGAGCACCCACGGCACCCACGTCGCCGGCATCACCGCCGCCAACGACATGCTGGGCAACAGCGCCTTCGACGGCGCCGCGCCCGGTGCCAAGCTGGTCTCCGCCCGCGCCTGCTCCTGGGGTGGCGGCTGCACCGCGGCGGCGCTCACCACCGGCATGGTGGACCTCGTGGTCAACCGCAAGGTCGACGTGGTGAACATGTCGATCGGTGGCCTGCCGGCGCTGAACGACGGCTCCAACGCCCGGGCCGTCCTCTACAACGACCTGATCAACACGTACGGCGTGCAGCTGTTCATCTCGGCCGGCAACTCCGGCCCGGGCCTGAACACGGTCGGCGACCCGTCGGTCGCCACCGACGTGGTCAGCGTCGCGGCGAACATCAGCAAGGACACCTGGCTGGCCAACTACGGCTCGGTGGTCCGCAAGGAGAACGCGCTGTTCAACTTCTCCTCCCGCGGCCCGCGCGAGGACGGCGGCTTCAAGCCGAACATCTCCGCTCCCGGTTCGGCCATCTCCACCGCGCCGACCTGGCAGGCGGGCAACCCGGTGCCGGAGGCGGGCTACCCGCTGCCCCCGGGCTACCAGATGCTGAACGGCACCTCGATGGCCTCCCCGCAGGCCACCGGCGCCGCCGCGCTGCTGCTGTCGGCCGCCAAGGCGACCGGCGCGGGCGTCACCCCGGCCGCTCTGCGCCGGGCCGTCTACACCTCGGCCAAGCCGATCGCGGACGTCCCGACGTACGCCCAGGGCTACGGCATGTTCAACGTGCCGGGCGCGTGGAACCTGCTGGCCGCCGGCGTGCAGACCCGCACGTACACCTCTGAGGCCGCGGTCTGCACCGAGCTGTCGCCGAACCTGACCCGCTACGACCGGGACTCCGGCACGTTCGTGCCGAACCCGAACGTGGGCACCGGCATCTACAACCGGTGCGCCGCCGACCGGGGTGGCCAGACGGTCAAGAAGAGCCGCACCTACGACGTCAAGCTGACCCGGACCAGCGGCCCGAACAAGAGCGTCAAGCACCTGCTCGGCCTCCGCGGCAACGACGGCACCTTCTCCGTCCGCTCCGAGGTGTGGCTGCCGCTGAACAAGACCGTCACCGTCCAGGTGAAGGCCAAGCCGATGACCACCGGCGCGCACGGCGCGATCCTGACCGTCGACGACCCGGCCACCTCGGTGGTCGACTTCGAGGTCGCCACCGTCGTGGTCGCCTCCAACGCGGTGAGCGCTCCGGCCTACTCCTTCTCGGCCGAGGGCTCGGTCGAGCGGAACAGCTTCACCTCGTACTTCGTCACGGTTCCGCAGGGTGCGGGCGCGCTCCAGGTCAACCTGTCCGGCATCGCGACCGGCTCGCAGACCCGGTTCATCGCCATCAACCCGTACGGCGTGCCGGTCGAGAGCACCGCGAGCACCGCCTGCTACACCAACTTCTCCGACGCCGCCGCCTGCAAGCCGCAGGAGCGGGACTACCAGAACCCGATCCCGGGTGTCTGGGAGATCGAGGTGGAGTCGCGGCGCACGTCGCCGGCGCTGGACAACCCGTTCCAGCTGCAGGCGCGGGTGCAGGGCGTGAAGGTCGAGCCGGCCGTGGTCCAGCTGCCGGCGGTCACCGCCGGCACGCCGACCCCGGTGAGCTGGAGCCTGACCAACACGTTCGGCCCGGTCCGGGTGACCGGCGTCGGTGGGCCGCTGTCCAGCGTCCGCGCCGAGCGGCCGACCATCACCGAGGGCGCCACGCAGGAGTACACGGTGGACATCCCGGCCGGGACCACCTCGTTCTCCGCCCGGATCGGCAACACCTCCGACCTGGGCGCCGACCTGGACCTGTACATCTTCCGCGGCGCCACCGAGGTGGGCCGGTCGGCCGACGGCGACTCGGAGGAGGCGGTCACGCTGAACAACCCGGTCGCCGCCACGTACCGGGTGGTCATCGAGGGCTACGCGGTCGCCGCGGGCGGCACGGCGTACGACTACCGGGACTCGTTCGCGTCCCCGGCGCTGGGTTCGCTCTCCGCGCCGTCCACGCCGCTGTTCCTGCCCAACGGCGGCACCGCGACCCTGACCGGTTCGGTGACCGCGCTGAGCACCCCGGCCGCCGGTCGGGAGCTCTTCGGTGACATGGCCGTCACCACCGTCGAGGGCGCGGTCGTCGGCCGTGGCTCGGTGGAGATCAACGCGGTGAACTGA